A window from Dioscorea cayenensis subsp. rotundata cultivar TDr96_F1 chromosome 10, TDr96_F1_v2_PseudoChromosome.rev07_lg8_w22 25.fasta, whole genome shotgun sequence encodes these proteins:
- the LOC120270080 gene encoding uncharacterized protein LOC120270080, which translates to MDCNRDEALRAKEIAETKFHANDFVGAKKFILKAQNLCPALEGIKQMITSLDVYIAGERRINGMKDWYDILCINASADEETLKKQYRKLALQLHPDKNKSFGAEGAFKLISEAWSVLSDKEKKVIYDQKRNVSEFMQRAPNFQNAQPFYAAASSGFKFPTKSQEEPCGEKKNVKESPQRVPNSQNVPPFTATASTGFNIPTGFNIPTESQRETFIGKKTVNEFVQRVANSQKESSFTAAASNGLKIPTKPQTAQPFHSAASYGFEIPTNSQTEQPVHSAASYGFNIPTKSQTEQPVHSAASYGFKIPTASQKEPEVPTSAADGIKIPTKAPKEAPVPSPGTTATAAAAAPTSAAAVSGLKKPRNKTTSGAEVRRRRTATKRGAPSVVPSSSKLKVDTFWTSCPSCKLLYEYQRTYLNHNLVCATCNKAFNATETAGPTDGINQMPPRPASKNQQHAMYDNKPGNDTCGSAKNADNLTGIGAKEGQHETQSGIQHNENYNWSTFFKQASGTSANAPSAAAQPANVFEQMRRGLDKIETDEMKEEALDKKVDQTQKRTHSRSENVNVGVGGNQHHQDTMGKKRKNITDDLATNVRRARTKQAVLGTGKGGNSFSRFKMAYNAKKRSSKSEVRGALMEKAKFGIIEKLAEWKVTGKEGKGKKKQKPEDTTAKMEEKDKGKPSVAADSGNFTEASKDDALKNLFDEIPDGEPSNNHDSDSDYAETEKVSMDVPDPDFYNFDGDRSENSFGDEEVWAVYDNEDGMPRFYALVQKVVSVKPFKIRISFLIAKSCYEFGQLNWIGSGFAKTCGTFKIGKYEINDTVNIFSHKVRWEKGLRGSIKIVPRRGDVWALYKNWSPNWNEDTAKDVIYKYEMVEVLDDYNEHQGIYVMPLLKVAGFKTVFHRHLDHRKVRRIAKKDMFRFSHQVPAYVLTGKEADNAPKGCLELDPASTPMELLQVITVVKKDEVLKADDLAKRS; encoded by the coding sequence ATGGACTGCAACCGGGATGAGGCCCTTCGGGCAAAAGAAATTGCTGAGACGAAGTTCCATGCGAATGATTTCGTTGGCGCCAAGAAGTTCATTTTGAAGGCTCAGAATCTCTGTCCTGCACTCGAGGGCATCAAGCAGATGATTACAAGTCTGGATGTTTACATTGCTGGCGAACGAAGAATTAATGGCATGAAGGACTGGTATGACATTCTATGTATCAATGCATCAGCTGATGAAGAGACTTTGAAGAAACAATATAGGAAGTTAGCTCTCCAGCTTCACCCAGACAAGAACAAATCTTTTGGTGCTGAAGGTGCTTTCAAGCTTATTTCTGAGGCGTGGAGCGTCTTGTCtgataaggaaaaaaaagttaTCTATGATCAGAAGAGGAATGTGAGCGAATTCATGCAGAGAGCTCCGAACTTTCAAAACGCACAGCCTTTTTATGCCGCTGCTAGCAGTGGGTTTAAATTTCCGACCAAATCACAAGAAGAGCCTTGCGGAGAGAAGAAGAATGTGAAAGAATCTCCTCAGAGAGTTCCAAACTCTCAAAACGTTCCGCCTTTTACTGCCACTGCTAGCACTGGGTTTAACATTCCCACCGGGTTTAATATTCCCACTGAATCACAAAGAGAGACTTTCATTGGGAAAAAGACAGTGAACGAATTTGTGCAAAGAGTTGCAAACTCTCAGAAAGAGTCGTCTTTTACTGCTGCTGCTTCCAATGGGTTGAAAATTCCCACCAAACCACAAACAGCGCAGCCCTTTCATTCTGCAGCTTCCTATGGGTTTGAAATTCCCACCAATTCCCAAACAGAACAGCCGGTTCATTCTGCAGCTTCCTATGGGTTTAATATTCCCACCAAATCACAAACAGAGCAGCCAGTTCATTCTGCAGCTTCCTATGGATTTAAAATTCCCACAGCATCACAAAAGGAACCAGAGGTTCCTACTTCTGCTGCAGATGGGATTAAAATTCCCACCAAAGCACCAAAAGAAGCCCCTGTTCCTTCACCTGGCACTACTGCCacagctgctgctgctgctcctACATCTGCTGCAGCTGTCTCTGGTCTTAAAAAACCCAGAAACAAAACCACTTCTGGTGCAGAAGTTCGTAGGAGGAGAACTGCTACTAAACGTGGTGCACCGTCTGTTGTCCCTTCATCTTCTAAGCTGAAGGTTGACACATTTTGGACTTCATGTCCCTCCTGCAAACTGCTCTATGAGTACCAAAGGACGTATCTTAATCATAACCTTGTGTGTGCAACTTGCAACAAGGCATTTAATGCTACTGAGACTGCTGGTCCAACTGATGGAATTAATCAGATGCCGCCAAGGCCAGCTTCGAAGAATCAGCAACATGCTATGTATGATAACAAGCCAGGCAATGACACTTGTGGTTCGGCGAAGAATGCTGACAATTTGACTGGCATTGGAGCAAAAGAAGGCCAGCATGAAACTCAATCTGGCATTCAGCACAATGAAAATTACAATTGGAGCACTTTCTTTAAACAAGCAAGCGGTACAAGTGCAAATGCTCCATCTGCAGCTGCTCAACCAGCTAATGTATTTGAGCAAATGAGAAGAGGGCTTGACAAGATAGAAACTGATGAGATGAAGGAGGAGGCTCTTGATAAGAAGGTGGATCAAACTCAGAAGAGGACTCACAGCCGCTCTGAAAATGTTAATGTTGGTGTAGGTGGTAATCAACACCATCAGGATACAATGGGAAAGAAGCGAAAAAATATTACTGATGATCTTGCAACTAATGTCAGAAGAGCCAGAACCAAACAAGCTGTTCTAGGCACTGGAAAAGGTGGCAATAGTTTCTCAAGATTTAAGATGGCATACAATGCAAAGAAGCGGTCTTCCAAATCAGAAGTCAGGGGTGCGCTGATGGAGAAAGCTAAGTTTGGGATTATAGAGAAACTTGCAGAATGGAAGGTGACTGGGAAGGAGgggaaaggaaagaagaaacaGAAGCCAGAAGACACCACTGCCAAGATGGAAGAGAAGGATAAGGGAAAGCCGTCAGTTGCTGCAGATTCTGGCAATTTTACTGAGGCAAGCAAGGATGATGCCTTGAAAAATCTCTTTGATGAAATTCCTGATGGGGAGCCCTCAAATAATCATGATTCTGATTCAGATTACGCTGAAACTGAAAAGGTATCAATGGATGTTCCAGATccagatttttataattttgacgGTGATCGCTCCGAAAATTCTTTTGGTGATGAGGAGGTATGGGCTGTCTATGATAATGAAGATGGCATGCCTCGCTTCTATGCCCTGGTTCAAAAGGTTGTGTCTGTCAAGCCCTTCAAGATTCGCATTAGTTTTCTCATTGCAAAGAGTTGTTATGAATTCGGACAACTGAACTGGATTGGCTCAGGATTTGCCAAGACGTGCGGGACCTTCAAGATTGGTAAATATGAAATCAATGATACAGTCAATATATTTTCTCACAAAGTTCGTTGGGAGAAAGGCTTACGGGGGTCCATAAAAATTGTTCCTCGGAGAGGTGATGTTTGGGCTCTTTACAAAAACTGGTCTCCAAACTGGAATGAAGATACTGCAAAGGATGTGATATATAAGTATGAAATGGTGGAAGTGCTTGATGATTATAACGAGCACCAGGGTATATACGTTATGCCCTTACTGAAGGTTGCTGGTTTTAAAACTGTGTTTCACCGACACTTGGACCACCGAAAAGTGAGGAGGATCGCAAAGAAAGATATGTTTCGTTTTTCACATCAGGTTCCTGCTTATGTACTCACTGGTAAAGAAGCTGATAATGCTCCAAAGGGTTGCCTTGAGTTGGACCCAGCATCTACTCCAATGGAACTTCTTCAGGTAATTACAGTGGTGAAGAAAGACGAAGTTCTTAAAGCTGATGACCTAGCGAAGCGATCCTAG